A window of the Hypomesus transpacificus isolate Combined female chromosome 22, fHypTra1, whole genome shotgun sequence genome harbors these coding sequences:
- the pole3 gene encoding DNA polymerase epsilon subunit 3, whose protein sequence is MAERPEDLNLPNAVITRIIKEALPDGVNVSKEARRAISQAASVFVLYATSCANNFAMKAKRKTLNAGDVMAAMEEMEFERFLQPLREALEAHKKGLKGKKEASEQKRKDKEKKTDTEEHDKSREEEDDEEHMDEEQEAENEAEEVEN, encoded by the exons ATGGCAGAGAGACCCGAAGACCTCAATCTTCCCAACGCTGTCATTACGCGCATTATCAAGGAAGCG CTTCCAGACGGAGTAAATGTGTCTAAAGAAGCCAGACGAGCCATCTCTCAAGCTGCTAGTGTGTTCGTCCTCTATGCAACATCATG TGCAAACAATTTTGCTATGAAAGCAAAGAGGAAAACTCTAAATGCGGGGGACGTAATGGCAGCAATGGAGGAGATGGAGTTTGAACGCTTTTTACAGCCTCTGCGTGAAGCTTTGGAGG CTCACAAGAAGGGTctgaagggaaagaaagaagcaTCAGAACAGAAGCGCAAGGACAAGGAGAAAAAGACTGACACGGAGGAGCATGACAAGAgtagggaagaggaggatgatgaagagcACATGGATGAAGAGCAGGAAGCTGAGAATGAAGCAGAAGAAGTTGAAAACTGA
- the rpl12 gene encoding 60S ribosomal protein L12: MPPKFDPTEIKVVYMRCTGGEVGATSALAPKIGPLGLSPKKVGDDIAKATGDWKGLRITVKLTIQNRQAAVEVVPSASALIIKALKEPPRDRKKVKNIKHSGSVTFDEIVGIARVMRNRSIARELSGTIKEILGTAQSVGCTIDGRPPHDVIEDINSGKVECPSE; the protein is encoded by the exons ATGCCTCCCAAATTCGATCCTACCGAGATTAAAGTTG TGTACATGAGATGCACAGGAGGGGAAGTTGGAGCCACTTCAGCGTTGGCCCCAAAAATTGGACCACTTGGTCTG TCTCCCAAAAAGGTTGGTGACGACATTGCGAAGGCAACTGGTGACTGGAAGGGCCTGAGGATTACAGTCAAGCTGACCATCCAGAACAGACAAGCTGCA GTTGAAGTGGTACCCTCTGCTTCGGCCCTGATCATCAAGGCCCTGAAGGAGCCTCCTCGTGACAGGAAGAAGGTTAAGAACA TTAAGCACAGTGGCAGTGTCACTTTTGACGAGATTGTCGGCATTGCCCGTGTGATGAGGAACCGCTCTATTGCCAGGGAGCTCTCTG GAACCATCAAAGAGATTCTCGGTACAGCCCAGTCTGTGGGTTGCACAATTGATGGCCGCCCTCCCCATGATGTCATTGAAGACATCAACAGTGGCAAAGTGGAGTGCCCATCAGAGTAA